In the Solanum pennellii chromosome 5, SPENNV200 genome, one interval contains:
- the LOC107020407 gene encoding uncharacterized protein LOC107020407, with amino-acid sequence MPIVEPMNGDGSARVVVNDVEDASIVELVGPSSIDSPSFRTSDTAESSISISDDQIAPLLIQSERPKINIFTISYPREKLNKDEVIRVVETDKSPFLQLIFWLWSGSRYSGLLCVVVSCTIYSMMEIVSDVFTAQSVPLFEIAFARCTVVLILSFVWIRKSGQPIFGPTSARKLLVLRAVSGCISLLSFIYSIQRLPVSQAIILNFTVPIMASTVARVTLHEKLKIAEIGGLASSFFGVLFIFQPMVRTQGVFPSSIEVSESHILAVLIGLFSSVASGVTYCLTRAGAKAADQPVLPVLSFALLASPAAAISTFAFENFVLPSFYSFLLMVVLGVLAFFAEITLARGLQLEKTNRVANIQFIEVALSQFLGMGSSRIIPSFGRLVGCIIILISACCTMYIGPEKEIE; translated from the exons ATGCCCATTGTTGAGCCGATGAACGGCGACGGCAGCGCAAGAGTCGTAGTCAACGATGTTGAAGACGCTAGTATAGTGGAATTGGTTGGACCGTCTTCCATTGATTCTCCCTCTTTTCGGACTTCTGATACTGCTGAATCTTCAATTTCCATTTCTGATGATCAAATTGCTCCTCTTTTGATCCAATCAGAGAGGCCCAAGATCAACATCTTCACCATTTCTTATCCCAGGGAAAAGCTCAATAAG GATGAAGTTATAAGAGTAGTTGAAACCGACAAATCACCCTTTCTGCAGCTTATTTTCTGGCTCTGGAGTGGATCGAGATACTCTGGTCTGCTATGCGTAGTCGTGTCATGTACTATCTACTCCATGATGGAAATTGTTTCAGATGTTTTTACTG CTCAATCAGTACCTCTTTTTGAAATAGCCTTTGCAAGATGTACAGTAGTCCTAATTCTTTCCTTTGTGTGGATAAGGAAAAGTGGTCAACCAATATTTGGACCAACAAGTGCCAGGAAACTTTTGGTCTTAAGAGCTGTCAGTGGATGCATCTCCTTGCTGAGTTTCATCTACAG CATCCAGCGGCTACCTGTGTCTCAGGCTATCATATTGAACTTTACTGTGCCAATTATGGCTTCAACTGTGGCTAGAGTCACATTGCATGAGAAACTAAAAATTGCAGAAATTGGAG GTTTAGCTAGCAGTTTCTTTGGTGTGCTGTTTATTTTTCAACCAATGGTCAGAACACAAG GAGTTTTCCCAAGTTCAATAGAAGTGAGTGAATCTCACATCTTAGCTGTTCTGATTGGCTTATTTTCATCTGTTGCTAGTGGAGTCACCTACTGCCTTACGAGAGCAGGAGCCAAGGCAGCAGATCAACCTGT GCTTCCTGTGCTTTCGTTTGCTCTGCTTGCTAGTCCTGCTGCTGCAATATCTACTTTTGCCTTTGAA AACTTTGTACTCCCCAGTTTCTATTCTTTCCTTCTGATGGTTGTACTTGGTGTACTAGCTTTCTTTGCAGAG ATAACTTTAGCACGTGGACTTCAGCTTGAGAAAACTAATAGAGTTGCCAATATCCAGTTTATTGAG GTTGCACTATCACAATTTCTTGGAATGGGCTCATCAAGAATCATTCCATCTTTTGGCAGATTAGTTGGATGTATAATTATCTTGATTTCAGCATGTTGTACCATGTATATTGGACCTGAGAAAGAGATTGAATGA